The Elusimicrobiota bacterium genome has a segment encoding these proteins:
- a CDS encoding glycosyltransferase family 4 protein — MKRLKVFHIITRLDLGGAQQNTLYTVSHLDPARFEPWLICGRGGMLDQQALSLQARRPSWSLRFLEGLEREIHPLKDVLAFLELVNLFLSERPDVVHTHSSKAGILGRLAAAMAGVPAIAHTYHGFGFHDYLPPRRKGFYVRLERLCAGLSRALIFVSKANQDYARSHGLGDPGRYALIRSGVELSRWPAADIDRTAKKKSLGVGVHKPLISSVGNLKPQKNPGDFVSMAETVLRSFPEAEFVFVGDGPLRSRLECRILASGLGNRLRLLGWRRDVPEILAASDVFVLTSLWEGLPRALVEAMKSGLPCVCYATDGVKDLIQDGINGFSAPPGNVHLLAERVVELLKDEPRRKDLGNRASRTISEEFDIDRMVEAQERLYERLF, encoded by the coding sequence GTGAAGCGGCTCAAAGTCTTCCACATCATCACCCGCCTGGACCTGGGAGGCGCCCAGCAGAACACCCTTTACACCGTATCCCACCTCGATCCAGCGCGCTTCGAGCCTTGGCTCATTTGCGGTCGGGGGGGGATGCTGGACCAACAGGCTCTCTCGCTCCAGGCCCGGAGACCCTCCTGGAGCCTTCGCTTCCTGGAGGGCCTAGAGCGGGAGATTCATCCCTTGAAGGACGTCCTGGCCTTCCTCGAGCTCGTCAACCTGTTCCTGAGCGAGAGGCCCGACGTGGTGCATACCCACAGCTCCAAGGCCGGCATCCTCGGGCGCCTGGCCGCGGCGATGGCAGGAGTTCCGGCCATCGCGCATACCTACCACGGCTTCGGGTTCCACGATTATCTTCCTCCACGCCGCAAGGGCTTCTACGTCCGCCTCGAGAGGCTATGCGCGGGCTTGAGCCGCGCCTTGATTTTCGTGTCGAAGGCCAACCAGGACTACGCCCGGAGCCATGGGTTGGGAGATCCCGGCCGGTACGCCCTCATCCGCTCGGGAGTCGAGCTCTCCCGCTGGCCGGCCGCCGACATCGACCGGACCGCCAAAAAAAAATCCCTGGGGGTGGGAGTGCACAAGCCCCTGATCTCTTCGGTGGGAAATCTCAAGCCCCAGAAAAATCCGGGGGACTTCGTGTCCATGGCCGAGACCGTCCTGCGCTCTTTCCCGGAGGCGGAGTTCGTTTTCGTGGGTGACGGCCCCTTAAGATCACGCCTGGAATGCCGAATACTCGCCTCGGGACTGGGAAACCGCCTGCGCCTGCTCGGTTGGCGCCGGGACGTGCCTGAGATACTGGCCGCCTCAGACGTCTTCGTGCTTACCTCCCTGTGGGAAGGGCTTCCCCGGGCGTTGGTCGAGGCCATGAAGTCGGGTCTTCCCTGCGTCTGCTACGCGACCGACGGGGTGAAAGACTTGATCCAGGACGGCATCAATGGATTCTCCGCCCCTCCGGGAAACGTCCACCTCCTGGCCGAGAGGGTCGTGGAACTTCTCAAGGACGAGCCCAGGCGCAAGGATTTGGGAAACCGCGCCAGCCGGACCATCTCCGAGGAATTCGACATCGACAGGATGGTCGAAGCGCAGGAGCGGCTCTATGAGCGGCTCTTCTGA
- a CDS encoding SpoIID/LytB domain-containing protein, with translation MSWRALALCLAVSAPTAAQNQALSLNETAWENLSQGKAKEAADHFKQALERSSSSGQQAQARLGLALTALKQSKPDLALEELRQALSNGPYILPAAYLQIARIHAKRGETKAALSYLRQSLELDPGNVQALKEMAGLYGLIKEKAAAWRLYQQVLALDPADDEALRAAGRLAKEMPDVEKYRSVRRLNRPLLAAQAPEKSRPTGELIRVGLFSSPKGVPGALRSLRLTSNSPFEIMIGSSAVLAQGEAYEGWEARLAPDNEAVELRDSGRNLRASSREPLRLVPLRRPGSFLLQEARLEGEQPADPGDRELRGYIELRPQAGGFYAVNELPFSEYLYGAVGAALPPGSPAEAYKAQAVVCRSLALWLKSRSKAGLSAASADLCDSAVCQKYIGVSAEMREASQAVDATQDLVFAFEGHLVPAFYHENCGGTTEQGGQDLAHLASVRDGSASPKPDALPDNFEAWVREAPPRDIFCQAGRSIPIAQSRWIRFIKVSELERRANMIGEVGSIKALAVTERSPGGRVRRLEIRGSRGSAFLEGEKAIADFLSPGSLSSTLFSPGPVISIPEPSIVLWGAGSGSGLGLCQAGAMALAQQGRDWRAILAHYFPRLKIEKRP, from the coding sequence ATGAGCTGGAGAGCCCTGGCACTTTGCCTCGCCGTCTCGGCCCCGACCGCGGCCCAGAACCAGGCCTTATCCCTCAATGAAACGGCGTGGGAAAACCTCTCCCAGGGCAAGGCCAAGGAGGCCGCCGATCATTTCAAGCAGGCCCTAGAGCGTTCAAGCAGTTCCGGGCAGCAAGCCCAGGCGCGCCTGGGCCTGGCCCTTACGGCCCTCAAGCAGTCCAAGCCTGACTTGGCGCTGGAGGAACTGCGCCAGGCTCTCTCCAATGGACCCTACATTCTTCCCGCGGCCTATCTGCAGATCGCGCGCATCCACGCCAAGCGCGGGGAAACCAAGGCCGCCCTATCCTATCTGCGCCAAAGCCTCGAACTCGACCCAGGCAATGTACAGGCCTTGAAGGAAATGGCGGGCCTCTATGGCCTTATTAAGGAAAAAGCCGCAGCCTGGCGGCTTTACCAGCAGGTTCTAGCCCTGGACCCCGCCGATGACGAGGCCCTTCGGGCCGCGGGGCGGCTGGCCAAGGAGATGCCGGACGTCGAGAAGTACCGGTCAGTCCGGAGGCTCAACCGGCCGCTTCTGGCGGCCCAGGCCCCGGAAAAGAGCAGACCGACCGGAGAATTGATCCGCGTCGGGCTTTTCAGCTCGCCGAAGGGAGTCCCAGGCGCTCTGCGCTCCTTGCGATTGACCTCCAACTCGCCGTTCGAGATCATGATCGGCTCCTCCGCGGTGCTGGCTCAAGGGGAAGCCTATGAGGGGTGGGAAGCGCGCTTGGCTCCGGATAACGAGGCCGTCGAGCTGCGCGATTCCGGACGAAACCTCAGGGCCTCTAGCCGGGAGCCCTTGCGCCTAGTGCCCCTGCGCCGCCCCGGCTCCTTCCTTCTCCAAGAGGCGCGCCTGGAAGGGGAGCAGCCCGCCGACCCCGGGGACCGGGAGCTGCGCGGGTACATCGAGCTTCGACCCCAGGCCGGGGGATTTTACGCCGTCAACGAGCTGCCCTTCTCGGAATACCTCTACGGAGCCGTGGGAGCGGCCTTGCCGCCCGGAAGCCCGGCCGAGGCCTACAAGGCCCAGGCAGTGGTCTGCCGCAGCCTCGCCCTATGGCTCAAGTCCCGGTCCAAAGCCGGCCTGTCGGCCGCGAGCGCCGACCTATGCGATTCTGCCGTATGCCAGAAATACATCGGGGTGAGCGCCGAGATGAGGGAGGCCAGCCAAGCCGTGGACGCCACGCAAGACCTGGTCTTCGCCTTCGAGGGCCACCTGGTCCCGGCCTTCTACCATGAAAACTGCGGAGGCACTACGGAGCAAGGCGGGCAAGATCTGGCGCATCTGGCCTCGGTGCGCGATGGCTCCGCCTCGCCCAAGCCCGATGCCTTGCCGGACAACTTCGAGGCCTGGGTCCGCGAGGCCCCGCCGCGGGATATTTTTTGCCAAGCCGGCCGCTCCATCCCGATCGCTCAATCACGCTGGATCCGATTCATTAAAGTCTCGGAGCTGGAGAGGAGAGCGAACATGATCGGGGAAGTCGGCTCCATCAAGGCCCTCGCGGTCACCGAACGAAGTCCGGGCGGGCGCGTTCGCCGCCTCGAGATACGCGGCAGCCGAGGCTCCGCGTTCTTGGAGGGCGAGAAGGCGATAGCGGACTTCCTGTCTCCCGGCTCGCTGTCCTCGACTTTGTTCAGCCCCGGTCCGGTCATCTCCATTCCAGAGCCCTCCATCGTGCTCTGGGGCGCTGGCTCTGGCTCGGGTTTGGGCCTCTGTCAGGCGGGGGCCATGGCCTTGGCCCAGCAGGGCCGGGATTGGAGGGCGATCCTCGCGCATTATTTCCCGAGGCTCAAGATCGAGAAACGGCCGTGA
- a CDS encoding NADP-dependent oxidoreductase: protein MKAMVIESFGGSEQLKLMDVPKPATAPAEVLVKVAYASVNPVDWKIREGYLKDFIPHQFPLIPGWDAAGTVESVGPAAKGFKAGDRVFAYCRKPVVRWGTYAQYVAVEASAAAAMPKNLDFAQAAAIPLVGLTAWQALFDFAELRAGESVLILAGAGGVGSLAIQFARAAGAEVLATASRTKHGYLRELGAQEAIDYALEDPAEAARRVHPQGVDVVLDCVGGDSLVKIFAAAKEGGRLVSIVDEPDQKLAAARKLKSGFVFVAPNGSQLSQIARLIEEGRVRPPHILERPLEAAAAAQDENQARRVTGKVVLKVAS, encoded by the coding sequence ATGAAAGCGATGGTGATAGAATCATTCGGCGGGTCTGAGCAATTGAAGCTCATGGATGTTCCGAAGCCGGCTACGGCTCCTGCGGAAGTTCTTGTCAAGGTGGCTTATGCCTCGGTCAATCCCGTAGATTGGAAGATTCGAGAGGGGTACTTGAAGGATTTCATCCCGCATCAATTCCCGCTCATTCCGGGCTGGGACGCGGCCGGAACCGTGGAATCGGTCGGGCCCGCGGCGAAGGGGTTCAAGGCGGGCGATCGCGTATTCGCCTATTGCCGCAAGCCCGTCGTTCGGTGGGGAACCTATGCCCAGTATGTGGCGGTGGAGGCATCCGCCGCGGCCGCGATGCCGAAAAACCTGGACTTCGCCCAAGCCGCGGCTATCCCTTTGGTGGGGCTCACGGCTTGGCAGGCCTTGTTCGATTTCGCCGAGCTCAGGGCCGGGGAAAGCGTCCTGATTCTGGCCGGCGCGGGCGGCGTTGGAAGCCTGGCCATCCAGTTCGCGCGGGCGGCCGGCGCAGAGGTCCTCGCCACCGCGAGCCGGACAAAACACGGCTACTTAAGGGAGCTCGGGGCCCAGGAGGCCATAGATTACGCGCTTGAGGACCCCGCCGAGGCGGCGCGCCGCGTCCATCCCCAAGGGGTGGACGTGGTCCTGGACTGCGTGGGCGGCGACAGCCTCGTCAAAATCTTCGCCGCGGCCAAGGAAGGAGGGCGGCTGGTCAGCATCGTTGACGAGCCTGACCAGAAGCTCGCCGCGGCCAGAAAGCTCAAATCCGGATTCGTCTTCGTCGCTCCGAACGGATCCCAGCTGTCCCAGATTGCCCGCCTTATTGAGGAGGGGAGGGTTCGGCCTCCCCATATCTTGGAACGACCGCTTGAGGCGGCCGCCGCGGCCCAGGACGAGAACCAAGCGCGCCGCGTTACGGGCAAGGTCGTGCTGAAAGTCGCTTCCTAA
- the tig gene encoding trigger factor produces the protein MGLFSVLDTAKKVKFKKLKEDGCLVSISVEIPAAHVEDETQNFLVRIQQRARVPGFRPGKAPLDLVKKQFIGHAREEALDHLIRKHVPEALRELRIRPVVAPAVEDVSFEEGKPLRLQVRAETAPAVSPKDYLKIKVQRKAYPATEEALQARLEELREANARLERAEEEAVAVQHYAVIDYEGLQDGKPMANVKGRSELVDLSSDQILEGLAAGLLGLKRGQTKQIPVKLGGKDVTLSATLREIKRKVLPALDAEFAKDLGFGALDELKAKLKEVIESEGRGKTEKEVSQQIEEALLKSNQIPLPPSLAEAQLEHRMEQLRRQLMGPKGQWPAGQLEDLKAKLRPQAENELRLSYILPAIAEKEKLQVLDDEVQAELDKNLAAAESEEKKADIRKFFSDRKEAVVGMISERKTLAFIKEKAVYTEVKA, from the coding sequence ATGGGATTATTCAGCGTTCTGGACACAGCCAAGAAGGTCAAGTTTAAGAAGCTCAAGGAGGATGGGTGCCTTGTCTCGATCTCCGTGGAGATCCCCGCGGCGCATGTCGAGGACGAGACCCAGAACTTCCTGGTGAGGATCCAGCAGCGCGCCCGGGTTCCGGGATTTCGTCCCGGCAAGGCGCCCCTGGACTTGGTCAAGAAGCAGTTCATCGGCCATGCCCGTGAGGAGGCCCTCGACCACCTCATACGCAAGCACGTCCCGGAGGCCCTGCGGGAGCTCCGGATAAGGCCGGTGGTGGCACCCGCGGTTGAGGACGTTTCTTTCGAGGAAGGCAAGCCCCTGAGGCTCCAGGTCCGCGCCGAGACCGCCCCCGCGGTCTCCCCCAAGGACTACCTCAAGATCAAGGTCCAGCGCAAGGCCTATCCCGCCACCGAGGAGGCCCTGCAGGCGCGGCTTGAGGAGTTGCGAGAGGCCAACGCGCGCCTGGAAAGAGCCGAGGAGGAGGCGGTCGCGGTCCAGCACTACGCCGTGATCGACTACGAGGGCCTTCAGGACGGCAAGCCCATGGCCAACGTGAAGGGTCGCTCGGAGCTCGTGGACCTGTCCTCGGACCAGATACTCGAGGGTTTGGCCGCGGGGCTCTTGGGCCTCAAGCGCGGTCAGACCAAGCAGATCCCGGTCAAGCTCGGCGGCAAGGACGTGACCCTCTCGGCCACGCTTCGGGAGATCAAGCGTAAGGTCCTGCCCGCCTTGGACGCCGAGTTCGCCAAGGACCTGGGCTTCGGCGCTCTGGATGAACTCAAGGCCAAGCTCAAGGAAGTCATCGAGAGCGAGGGCCGCGGAAAAACCGAGAAGGAGGTCTCCCAGCAGATCGAGGAGGCTCTCCTCAAATCCAACCAGATCCCCCTGCCTCCCTCCTTGGCGGAGGCCCAGCTCGAGCACCGCATGGAGCAGCTCCGGCGCCAACTCATGGGGCCCAAGGGCCAGTGGCCGGCGGGTCAGCTGGAAGACCTCAAGGCCAAGCTCCGGCCCCAGGCCGAGAACGAGCTGCGCCTCTCCTACATTCTCCCCGCCATCGCCGAGAAGGAAAAGCTCCAGGTGCTAGATGACGAGGTCCAGGCCGAGCTCGATAAGAACCTGGCCGCGGCCGAGAGCGAGGAGAAGAAGGCGGATATCCGCAAGTTCTTTTCCGACCGCAAGGAGGCCGTGGTGGGAATGATCTCGGAGCGCAAGACCTTGGCCTTCATCAAGGAGAAGGCCGTCTATACCGAAGTCAAGGCGTAG
- a CDS encoding ATP-dependent Clp protease proteolytic subunit, which produces MIIPTILEKWNQGSAVGYDIFSRLLKERIVFAGGTEGVVTTDSANIIISQLLYLDAEDSEKEISLYINSPGGMVTAGMAVYDTMQYIKAPITTMCMGMAMSFGAVLLAAGAKGSRYILPHARVMIHQPLIRGGLSGQASDIVIEAAEMSRTKEKLIAILAQHSGQSPEKLRQDMERNYYLSAEEAKTYGLVDHVLPGNKK; this is translated from the coding sequence ATGATCATTCCAACGATTCTTGAAAAGTGGAACCAGGGCTCGGCCGTCGGCTACGACATCTTCTCGCGCCTGCTCAAGGAGCGCATCGTGTTCGCCGGCGGGACCGAGGGAGTGGTCACCACCGACTCGGCCAACATCATCATCTCCCAGCTGCTCTACCTCGACGCCGAGGATTCCGAGAAGGAGATCAGCCTTTATATCAACTCCCCCGGCGGCATGGTGACCGCGGGCATGGCGGTCTACGACACCATGCAGTATATCAAGGCTCCCATCACCACCATGTGCATGGGCATGGCCATGTCCTTCGGGGCGGTGCTCTTGGCCGCGGGGGCCAAGGGCAGCCGCTACATTCTTCCTCATGCCCGCGTCATGATCCACCAGCCCCTGATACGGGGCGGGCTCTCCGGGCAGGCCAGCGACATCGTCATCGAGGCCGCTGAGATGTCTCGGACCAAGGAGAAACTCATCGCCATACTGGCCCAGCATTCCGGGCAGAGCCCAGAGAAGCTGCGCCAGGATATGGAGCGCAATTACTACCTTTCCGCGGAGGAGGCCAAGACGTACGGACTGGTGGATCATGTTCTGCCTGGAAACAAGAAATGA
- the lon gene encoding endopeptidase La has translation MSSPRALKRPQRLALLAVRDVVVFPQMVLPLSVGRAKSVKALEAAMRVPEKLLCVVAQREMQLEDPQPKDLFEMGVLTEIVQFLKMPDGTLKVFLQGLSRAKIKAIEFSQENGYWEACLEYPDEPARPTPELKALMRHAVELFEEHSKLGRRPAGDILTAIKSLDDPGQLADTVAANSLAKTPERQAILETLDVKERLEKILEYLKAEIEILALEKKIHSRVKSQIEKTQKEYYLTEQMKAIQKELRQKDDFAVEIEDLRKAVKEAAMPKTAEEAALKELGRLEKMMPYSPESTVSRTYLDWMTHLPWSKRTRDNLDLKRAEAVLDQDHYNLKKIKERILEHLAVCRLTKGLKGPILCFVGPPGVGKTSMGRSIASSMGRKFVRLSLGGVRDEAEIRGHRRTYIGSLPGRIIQSLRKAGSRNPLFLLDEIDKMGMDWRGDPAAALLEVLDPEQNAAFLDHYLDVEFDLSQVMFICTANTLEGIPMSLQDRLEILRFAGYTHQEKRLIAVKHLLPKQLKAHGINPKLVAVTETAVDRIIEEYTREAGVRSLDREMAALSRKVATAFASDLKKPVKIDEGNLPQYLGIPKFQRERNSFNAVGVSTGLAWTEVGGVTMAIEAVSMPGKGELRLTGKLGSVMLESAQAAFSYIKARAKELGIPPESFKDVDYHIHVPEGATPKDGPSAGIALATALASLMSGRPVLAGIAMTGEITLRGRVLPIGGLKEKVLAAHREGLKTVLYPELNQKDLEDIPAEILAELKMLPVRAMDEVLSLALGQATAPEMRKAAPSGPAWLPPGPPQRPAIPPPPGGLS, from the coding sequence ATGAGCTCCCCTAGAGCCTTGAAGCGCCCCCAGCGCCTGGCGCTCCTGGCGGTGCGCGACGTTGTCGTTTTCCCGCAAATGGTTCTGCCCCTGTCGGTGGGGCGGGCCAAATCCGTGAAGGCCCTTGAGGCCGCCATGCGCGTTCCAGAGAAGCTCCTGTGCGTGGTGGCCCAGCGCGAGATGCAGCTCGAGGATCCCCAGCCCAAGGACCTTTTCGAGATGGGAGTATTGACCGAGATCGTTCAGTTTCTCAAGATGCCCGACGGCACCTTGAAGGTCTTCCTGCAGGGCCTTTCCCGCGCGAAAATCAAGGCGATCGAGTTTTCCCAAGAGAACGGGTATTGGGAGGCCTGCCTCGAGTATCCCGACGAGCCCGCCCGGCCCACCCCTGAGCTCAAGGCCCTGATGCGCCATGCCGTCGAGCTTTTCGAGGAGCACTCCAAGCTCGGCCGCAGACCCGCGGGCGACATCCTGACCGCGATCAAGTCCCTGGATGATCCAGGGCAGCTCGCTGACACCGTGGCCGCCAATTCCCTGGCCAAGACCCCGGAGCGCCAGGCCATTCTCGAGACCTTGGATGTCAAGGAGCGCTTGGAGAAGATTTTGGAGTACTTGAAGGCCGAGATCGAGATCCTGGCCTTGGAAAAGAAGATACACAGCCGGGTCAAGAGCCAGATCGAGAAGACCCAGAAAGAGTACTACCTCACGGAGCAGATGAAGGCGATCCAGAAGGAGCTTCGGCAAAAGGACGATTTCGCGGTGGAGATCGAGGATTTGCGCAAGGCCGTCAAGGAGGCGGCCATGCCCAAGACCGCGGAGGAGGCGGCCTTGAAGGAACTGGGGCGCCTGGAGAAGATGATGCCCTATTCTCCGGAGTCCACGGTCTCCAGGACCTACCTCGATTGGATGACCCATCTGCCCTGGTCCAAGCGCACCCGGGACAACCTGGACTTGAAGCGCGCCGAGGCCGTTCTCGACCAGGACCACTATAACCTAAAGAAGATAAAGGAAAGGATTTTGGAGCATCTGGCCGTCTGCCGCCTGACCAAGGGCTTGAAGGGCCCCATTCTCTGCTTCGTCGGGCCCCCCGGGGTCGGCAAGACCTCCATGGGACGCTCCATCGCCAGCTCCATGGGCCGCAAATTCGTGCGCCTGTCCTTGGGCGGCGTGCGCGACGAGGCCGAGATCCGCGGCCACCGCCGGACCTATATCGGGTCGCTTCCCGGGCGCATCATCCAGTCCCTGCGCAAGGCCGGCAGCCGCAACCCGCTATTCCTTCTCGACGAGATAGACAAGATGGGCATGGACTGGCGCGGGGACCCCGCGGCCGCCCTGCTGGAGGTCCTGGACCCTGAGCAGAATGCGGCCTTCCTCGACCATTACCTCGACGTCGAGTTCGATCTTTCCCAGGTGATGTTCATCTGCACGGCCAACACTCTGGAGGGGATTCCCATGAGCCTGCAGGACCGGCTCGAGATACTGCGCTTTGCGGGCTACACCCACCAGGAAAAGCGCCTCATCGCGGTCAAGCACCTTCTGCCCAAGCAGCTCAAGGCCCACGGGATAAACCCCAAGCTGGTGGCGGTGACGGAGACCGCCGTCGACCGAATCATCGAAGAATACACGCGCGAGGCCGGGGTGAGGAGCCTGGACCGCGAGATGGCCGCGCTCTCCCGCAAGGTGGCCACGGCCTTCGCCTCAGACTTGAAGAAGCCCGTCAAAATCGACGAGGGCAATTTGCCCCAATACTTGGGCATTCCTAAATTCCAACGCGAGCGCAACTCCTTCAACGCCGTGGGAGTCTCGACCGGGCTGGCCTGGACCGAGGTGGGCGGGGTCACCATGGCCATCGAGGCCGTCTCCATGCCCGGCAAGGGCGAGCTCAGGCTCACCGGCAAGCTCGGCTCGGTGATGCTCGAGTCCGCCCAGGCCGCTTTCTCCTACATCAAGGCCAGGGCCAAGGAGCTGGGAATTCCCCCCGAGTCCTTCAAGGACGTGGACTACCACATCCATGTCCCGGAAGGGGCCACGCCCAAGGACGGCCCTTCGGCCGGAATCGCCCTGGCGACTGCCTTGGCCAGCCTCATGAGCGGCCGGCCGGTTCTTGCCGGCATCGCCATGACCGGCGAGATCACCTTGCGCGGACGGGTCCTTCCCATCGGCGGCCTCAAGGAGAAGGTCCTGGCCGCCCATCGCGAGGGGCTCAAGACCGTGCTTTACCCAGAACTCAACCAGAAGGACTTGGAAGACATCCCCGCCGAGATCCTGGCCGAGCTCAAGATGCTGCCGGTCAGGGCCATGGATGAGGTGCTAAGTCTGGCCTTGGGCCAAGCGACGGCTCCCGAGATGCGGAAGGCTGCGCCCTCGGGCCCGGCGTGGCTGCCTCCCGGCCCGCCGCAGCGGCCCGCCATCCCCCCCCCTCCAGGAGGCCTTTCATGA
- a CDS encoding alanine--glyoxylate aminotransferase family protein, translating into MSAEKYILLTPGPTPLPPSVSQAMAQPILHHRTEEFGRLFEYVIAEMQYVYRTKNTVLMMTTSGTGSMESAVANILSPGDKPLVHTTGAFGDRFVSILKSYGLSPAVISEEWGRAASPERLKEALKANPGTKAVFLQHTDTSTGVVNDIEALSAVVRENSQALVVVDSVSGLAAERLETDAWNLDVVLTGSQKGLMNAPGLAFAAVSARAWKAVEAAKLPRFYFDWRAMKKSLADRETPYTPGVTLVAGQAEALRLIRQEGIENVWKRTGELAAHTREQAQAKLGLSLFAKDPANILTALRLPEGTDGNALIADILRQERISIAGGQMHLKGKIIRIAHMGYITRADVDAGLEALAKHLAHAGASKR; encoded by the coding sequence ATGAGCGCCGAGAAATACATTTTATTGACTCCGGGCCCTACGCCCTTGCCGCCTTCCGTGTCCCAGGCCATGGCCCAGCCCATTCTGCACCACCGCACCGAGGAGTTCGGCAGGCTTTTCGAGTATGTGATCGCAGAGATGCAGTACGTCTATCGGACCAAGAATACGGTGCTCATGATGACGACCTCTGGTACCGGCTCCATGGAATCGGCGGTGGCCAATATCCTCTCGCCGGGGGATAAGCCCCTCGTTCACACCACCGGCGCTTTCGGGGACCGATTTGTTTCCATCCTCAAGAGCTACGGCTTGTCTCCGGCGGTGATAAGCGAGGAATGGGGCCGCGCGGCCTCCCCGGAGCGCCTCAAGGAGGCTTTGAAGGCCAATCCCGGGACGAAGGCGGTTTTTCTTCAGCACACCGACACCTCGACCGGCGTGGTCAACGACATCGAGGCCTTGTCCGCCGTCGTCCGTGAGAACTCGCAGGCCCTCGTGGTCGTGGACTCCGTTTCTGGCCTGGCGGCCGAGAGGCTCGAGACCGATGCCTGGAATCTCGACGTGGTCTTGACCGGCTCCCAAAAGGGGCTCATGAACGCTCCTGGGCTTGCCTTCGCCGCGGTTTCGGCACGGGCCTGGAAGGCGGTCGAGGCCGCCAAGCTCCCCCGCTTTTACTTCGACTGGCGCGCCATGAAAAAATCCCTGGCCGACCGGGAGACCCCCTACACTCCCGGAGTCACCTTGGTGGCGGGCCAGGCCGAGGCCCTGCGCCTTATCCGCCAGGAGGGGATCGAGAACGTGTGGAAGAGGACAGGGGAGCTCGCGGCTCACACCCGCGAGCAGGCCCAGGCCAAGCTCGGGCTCTCCCTGTTCGCCAAGGATCCGGCCAACATCCTCACGGCCTTGCGCCTGCCGGAGGGCACGGACGGCAACGCCTTGATCGCGGATATCCTGCGCCAGGAGCGCATCTCGATCGCGGGCGGGCAGATGCACCTGAAGGGAAAGATCATCCGCATCGCCCACATGGGCTACATCACCCGGGCGGATGTGGACGCGGGCCTCGAGGCTTTGGCAAAACATCTCGCCCACGCCGGCGCCTCCAAGCGCTGA